In Aurantimicrobium minutum, the following proteins share a genomic window:
- a CDS encoding MalY/PatB family protein, translated as MATPFTTYSLDQLRTRTSAKWRQYGPDVLPLWVAEMDSTIAPSVAEAVNAALTEGDTGYAHGDAYGEAFAEYSKRHWDLNVDPAYTLPVIDVIRGLTSVILELTEPGAPIVLTPPVYYPFAMIVGGTGRTVVNAPLTAEGRFDAESLEKAFTEAAALGKGGMVLISNPHNPGGAVHTREELTMLATLAAKHGIRILSDEIHAPLTMPGYTFVSILDIPEAADAIVVTSASKSYNLAGLKAALIVTNPASSEFVRSMKSKYLEGPSHLGTIAHFAALNGGDQWLADVNKDIDRNRHLVTELVTTFLPGAKYTPVEATYLAWVDCRALGLGDDPGQVFLEKGKVAFSSGHVFGPGGEGHIRVNMGTSPEILTEAFRRASLAL; from the coding sequence ATGGCAACTCCGTTCACCACGTATTCCCTCGACCAGCTTCGCACCCGCACCAGCGCTAAGTGGAGACAATACGGGCCGGATGTGTTGCCGCTGTGGGTGGCGGAGATGGACAGCACTATTGCGCCGTCTGTCGCCGAGGCAGTCAATGCCGCACTGACCGAAGGCGACACCGGCTATGCCCACGGAGATGCCTATGGTGAAGCTTTCGCGGAGTATTCGAAGCGTCACTGGGACCTCAACGTAGATCCCGCCTACACCCTCCCTGTTATTGATGTCATTCGTGGCTTGACCTCGGTCATTCTGGAACTGACAGAACCGGGGGCGCCGATTGTGTTGACTCCTCCTGTCTATTACCCCTTCGCCATGATTGTCGGCGGTACGGGCAGAACAGTGGTGAATGCTCCATTAACCGCTGAAGGTCGTTTCGATGCAGAAAGCCTAGAGAAGGCATTTACTGAAGCAGCAGCTCTGGGCAAGGGTGGCATGGTGCTGATCAGCAACCCTCACAACCCGGGTGGTGCTGTTCACACCCGTGAAGAGCTCACCATGCTGGCAACCTTGGCTGCCAAGCACGGCATTCGTATTCTCTCGGATGAGATTCACGCTCCGCTGACTATGCCTGGGTACACCTTCGTTTCTATCTTGGACATTCCTGAAGCAGCTGATGCCATTGTGGTAACCAGCGCCTCCAAGTCATACAACCTTGCCGGGTTGAAGGCAGCGCTCATTGTGACCAACCCGGCTTCGTCTGAGTTTGTTCGTTCCATGAAGTCCAAGTATTTGGAAGGCCCCAGCCATCTGGGCACTATTGCTCACTTTGCCGCTTTGAACGGAGGAGACCAGTGGCTGGCCGATGTGAATAAAGACATCGATCGCAACCGCCACCTCGTCACGGAACTGGTGACCACCTTCCTTCCTGGCGCCAAATACACTCCCGTGGAGGCAACCTACTTAGCGTGGGTGGACTGCCGTGCGCTGGGCCTCGGTGATGACCCAGGACAGGTGTTCTTAGAAAAGGGCAAGGTTGCCTTTAGTAGCGGGCACGTTTTTGGTCCCGGCGGCGAAGGTCACATCCGCGTCAATATGGGAACTAGCCCCGAGATTCTGACTGAAGCATTTCGCAGAGCCTCACTCGCCCTCTAA
- a CDS encoding MFS transporter, translated as MKTYAELLKVRGVTRVVLSQLLARFPHGMLSIAFLIHVERIHNSYAAAGLVVGAISLGEAIAGPISSRLMSRWGMRPLLSVMAVVAVVLFCAMAIIPFSVPVMILLGFIAGCSYPPIQPAVRTIYPKLVPNRLLTPLFSLDATAQEIIWIVGPVLTTFVAVQFGSTEAILTAMAFLAVGGAWFITSPSVGQVRIPPSKRRLGGVLTRSPVIISMTLGLTLVATFSAVEAGIIGLFGKEGPEAGWILAIYALGSLVGGLAWGHREIAPWSLTRRLLVITGGLVAATFASDFWWLSFTLFISGLGVAPALTVLFTNISATMKFSETAESYAWIGTGQLIGVGVGAAVAGFCIDHFGAPSAIIAATAFAVITALGAVVTYRWSPDLRGTTGVPLPDTGPVETIS; from the coding sequence GTGAAAACATATGCGGAACTGCTCAAAGTACGCGGGGTCACCCGCGTTGTTTTGTCGCAGCTTCTTGCGCGTTTCCCCCACGGAATGCTCTCTATTGCATTTCTTATCCACGTGGAACGCATTCACAACTCGTATGCCGCGGCAGGTTTAGTAGTTGGTGCCATCAGTTTGGGCGAAGCTATTGCTGGGCCGATCAGTTCTCGCTTGATGTCGCGCTGGGGCATGCGCCCCCTCCTGAGTGTGATGGCCGTGGTCGCAGTTGTGCTGTTTTGCGCCATGGCGATTATTCCTTTCTCTGTTCCGGTCATGATTCTTCTGGGCTTTATTGCCGGATGCTCTTATCCGCCGATCCAACCGGCTGTGCGCACCATCTACCCCAAACTGGTTCCTAACCGTTTGCTCACTCCCCTGTTTTCTCTCGATGCCACCGCCCAAGAAATCATTTGGATTGTTGGTCCGGTACTCACCACCTTTGTGGCGGTTCAGTTTGGCAGCACCGAGGCAATTCTGACCGCGATGGCATTCCTTGCCGTGGGTGGGGCATGGTTCATTACTTCACCCTCAGTAGGTCAGGTTCGTATTCCACCGAGCAAGCGCCGTCTCGGAGGGGTACTCACTCGCTCACCCGTCATTATTTCCATGACGTTAGGGCTCACCCTGGTGGCAACATTCTCTGCTGTTGAGGCAGGAATTATTGGTCTATTCGGGAAAGAGGGCCCTGAGGCTGGCTGGATTCTGGCAATCTACGCCCTGGGTTCGCTGGTTGGCGGCCTCGCCTGGGGTCACCGGGAGATTGCGCCCTGGTCTCTAACTCGCAGACTCTTAGTCATCACTGGCGGGTTAGTCGCAGCAACTTTCGCAAGCGACTTTTGGTGGCTGTCGTTCACCCTGTTTATTTCTGGGCTTGGAGTTGCCCCCGCGCTCACGGTTCTGTTTACAAACATCAGCGCAACCATGAAATTCAGCGAGACAGCCGAATCATATGCATGGATTGGGACAGGTCAGCTCATTGGTGTTGGTGTGGGTGCGGCTGTAGCCGGTTTCTGCATAGACCATTTCGGAGCACCCTCTGCCATCATTGCTGCAACAGCTTTTGCCGTTATCACGGCACTCGGTGCCGTAGTCACCTATCGATGGAGCCCCGACCTCCGAGGCACGACGGGAGTTCCTCTGCCCGATACAGGCCCGGTCGAAACAATCAGCTAG
- a CDS encoding ribonucleoside-diphosphate reductase subunit alpha produces the protein MGITVVKRNGQREQYDANKINMAIEEATHGLHDNIAWVTQIATELEITLFDGITTQQLDEAVIQVALQNVKDDPAFDVVAARLLLKTIYKRVLGDFSTPEQLKKLHRDHFAENMKRGVEEGLLDPRLTELFDLEALAAEIDPSHDDLLKYIGVVTLNNRYAIKGRNGDPLEVPQYFWMRISMGLSLNEKNPTEHAIKFYNKMSQLEYLAAGSTLVNAGTIYPQLANCFVLEMQDDMEHIAKTTRDVMWLTKGTGGIGLSVTKLRAQGSPIRSNNTTSTGPIPFMHTIDSILRAVSRGGKKFGALCFYMENWHMDFPEFLDLRQNSGDPYRRTRTANTAVWISDEFMKRVQNDDDWYLFDPLEVTDLNELYGKAFSERYNFYVAEAEAGRMHLYKKIGAREQFKQILISLQSTSHPWLTWKDTINLRALNNNTGTIHSSNLCTEITLPQDEDNVSVCNLASINLSRHLTDENTVDFAKLAESAKLAVRQLDNLIDITRSSVDEADFSNKENRAIGLGLMGFTDIVERMGYSYESEEAYDLIDVITEHISYAAIEASVELAQERGAYKNFEGSRWSQGLVPFDSIDLTEADRGVPITVNRNTTLDWDALRKKVKGGVRNATLMAIAPTASIGLVAGTTPGLDPQFSQIFSRATSSGKFLEVNRNLVADLQKLGIWETVREDLLRNQGDVQNLPQIPDHIKAVYKTSFQLSPFSFLEVAARAQKWIDQAISRNMYLETRDLGDMMEIYSEAWNRGVKTTYYLHMKPRHTAEQSTVKVNKAEDINASGGPKKGFGFGSGSGSNPEPHAVSAVAEAEPAVAAPARKGFGFGAAGGGN, from the coding sequence GTGGGAATCACTGTCGTAAAGCGCAATGGACAGCGCGAACAGTATGACGCCAACAAGATCAACATGGCGATTGAAGAGGCAACACATGGCCTCCACGACAACATTGCGTGGGTGACCCAGATTGCCACCGAACTCGAAATCACCCTCTTTGATGGCATCACCACCCAGCAACTCGACGAAGCAGTCATCCAGGTTGCTCTGCAGAACGTCAAAGATGACCCTGCATTCGACGTTGTTGCTGCCCGTCTGCTGCTCAAGACCATCTACAAGCGTGTACTCGGAGACTTCTCGACCCCCGAACAGCTGAAGAAGCTGCACCGCGACCACTTCGCAGAGAACATGAAGCGCGGCGTCGAGGAAGGTCTGCTCGACCCTCGACTGACCGAACTGTTCGACCTCGAAGCACTCGCAGCTGAGATTGACCCCAGCCACGATGACCTGCTCAAGTACATCGGTGTTGTCACCCTCAACAACCGTTACGCCATTAAGGGTCGTAACGGTGACCCACTTGAGGTTCCTCAGTACTTCTGGATGCGTATCTCCATGGGTCTGTCTCTCAACGAGAAGAACCCCACCGAGCACGCCATCAAGTTCTACAACAAGATGAGCCAGCTTGAGTACCTCGCAGCTGGATCTACTCTGGTCAACGCCGGAACCATCTACCCACAGCTTGCTAACTGCTTCGTTCTGGAAATGCAGGACGACATGGAGCACATTGCGAAGACCACTCGCGACGTGATGTGGCTTACCAAGGGAACCGGTGGAATCGGTCTGTCCGTGACCAAGCTCCGTGCACAGGGTTCACCTATCCGCTCGAACAACACCACCTCGACCGGTCCTATCCCCTTCATGCACACCATTGACTCCATCCTGCGTGCTGTGAGCCGCGGTGGTAAGAAGTTCGGTGCTCTCTGCTTCTACATGGAGAACTGGCACATGGACTTCCCCGAGTTCCTTGACCTGCGTCAGAACTCCGGTGACCCCTACCGTCGTACCCGTACCGCGAACACCGCTGTGTGGATCTCTGACGAGTTCATGAAGCGCGTCCAGAACGATGACGACTGGTACCTCTTCGACCCACTCGAGGTCACTGACCTCAACGAGCTTTACGGCAAGGCATTCTCCGAGCGCTACAACTTCTATGTAGCCGAGGCAGAAGCAGGACGTATGCACCTTTACAAGAAGATTGGTGCTCGCGAGCAGTTCAAGCAGATCCTGATCTCCCTCCAGTCCACCAGCCACCCCTGGCTGACCTGGAAGGACACCATCAACCTGCGTGCCCTCAACAACAACACTGGAACCATCCACTCCTCCAACCTGTGCACCGAAATTACGCTGCCTCAGGACGAGGACAACGTCTCGGTATGTAACCTCGCATCAATTAACCTGTCTCGTCATCTCACCGACGAGAACACCGTTGACTTCGCCAAGCTTGCCGAAAGCGCCAAGCTTGCTGTTCGTCAGCTCGACAACCTGATCGACATCACACGTTCTTCTGTGGATGAAGCAGACTTCTCCAACAAGGAAAACCGTGCCATCGGTCTGGGTCTCATGGGCTTCACCGACATTGTGGAGCGTATGGGTTACTCCTACGAGTCCGAAGAGGCCTATGACCTCATCGACGTCATCACCGAGCACATCTCCTACGCAGCCATCGAAGCATCGGTCGAGCTCGCACAGGAGCGTGGCGCCTACAAGAACTTCGAAGGAAGCCGCTGGTCACAGGGTCTCGTACCTTTCGACAGCATCGACCTCACCGAAGCAGACCGTGGTGTTCCCATCACCGTCAACCGCAACACCACCCTGGACTGGGATGCACTGCGCAAGAAGGTCAAGGGCGGCGTTCGCAATGCAACTCTGATGGCTATCGCTCCCACCGCATCCATCGGTCTTGTTGCCGGAACCACCCCAGGTCTGGACCCCCAGTTCTCACAGATCTTCAGCCGTGCAACCAGCTCCGGTAAGTTCCTTGAGGTCAACCGCAACCTTGTTGCTGACCTCCAGAAGCTCGGAATCTGGGAGACCGTTCGTGAAGACCTGCTGCGTAACCAGGGTGACGTTCAGAACCTCCCGCAGATTCCAGACCACATCAAGGCTGTCTACAAGACCAGCTTCCAGCTCTCGCCCTTCTCCTTCCTCGAGGTTGCGGCACGTGCACAGAAGTGGATCGACCAGGCCATCAGCCGCAACATGTACCTGGAAACTCGTGACCTCGGCGACATGATGGAGATTTACTCCGAAGCATGGAACCGTGGCGTGAAGACCACCTACTACCTGCACATGAAGCCACGTCACACGGCTGAGCAGTCCACCGTCAAGGTGAACAAGGCAGAAGACATCAACGCCAGTGGTGGACCTAAGAAGGGCTTTGGCTTTGGTAGCGGTTCCGGTTCAAACCCAGAACCACACGCAGTCTCGGCTGTTGCAGAAGCAGAGCCTGCTGTGGCAGCACCTGCACGTAAAGGCTTCGGATTCGGCGCAGCGGGAGGTGGAAACTAA
- the pdxH gene encoding pyridoxamine 5'-phosphate oxidase — translation MESLSRHTDYGNVPFDENIALANPLEQFAQWLTQAEAEDIFEPNAMVASTIDPDGSVSSRTVLLKGLDESGFQFVTNYTSRKGKALLANPSISLLFPWYSLKRQVIVYGTAIKASDALSDEMWNRRPQGAQLASAASNQSEPIASRAELDAQLAELEKQYPEGTTVPRPEHWGAFHVEPHAIEFWQGRSMRFHDRIRYDLVDGLWQITRLQP, via the coding sequence ATGGAATCTCTTTCGCGTCACACCGACTATGGCAATGTTCCCTTCGATGAGAACATTGCCCTGGCAAACCCTCTCGAGCAGTTTGCGCAGTGGCTCACCCAGGCTGAAGCAGAAGATATTTTTGAACCGAACGCGATGGTTGCCAGCACGATTGACCCCGATGGCAGCGTGAGTTCCCGCACAGTCTTGCTCAAAGGTTTAGACGAGAGTGGTTTCCAATTTGTCACCAACTACACCTCACGTAAGGGCAAGGCGCTCCTGGCCAACCCCAGTATTTCCCTGTTGTTTCCCTGGTATAGCCTCAAGCGCCAAGTGATCGTTTATGGCACCGCGATCAAAGCCAGTGATGCCCTGAGCGATGAAATGTGGAACAGGCGCCCACAGGGCGCGCAGCTTGCCTCCGCTGCGAGTAATCAGTCTGAGCCGATTGCCTCGCGCGCAGAACTTGATGCGCAGCTGGCTGAACTCGAGAAGCAGTATCCAGAAGGCACGACTGTTCCCCGGCCAGAACACTGGGGTGCTTTTCATGTGGAGCCGCATGCCATTGAGTTTTGGCAGGGACGTTCTATGAGATTCCACGATCGTATCCGATACGACCTTGTAGATGGCCTCTGGCAGATAACACGCCTCCAGCCCTAG